ccaccttgggtttgggagctacagtccagagtctatcaggcagagacaaccactGAAGAtattaagatattaattgcagaacataagtcacaaatcatataataattgcatagaataaggaagaaacaatttttacCATAACAATCCTTCTGTCTGCCACCttctccatggactccagtgtgtaACCCAGGCCAGAGGCGGCTTTcttaaccagcttgttgagtctcttcctgtctctgcctgtactgccccccgcccagcacacaattccatacaggactactgaggccaccacagtgtcataaaaAGTCCTTAACAGCTGcctgcacacaccaaaggacctcagtctcctcagcagatggaggcaactctttgttttcctccgcctggtTTCTGTTAAAATTAATTTCCTGTCTCTGGGCTGTGTGTAATTAGTTTCAGTGCCATACACCTGTGTTTAGTTGTATTTAAGTCCAGCTTTTCTGTTCAGTAGTGTTGGTGTGTTAAGCCATAAGCTACAAGCACGGCTGTTACGTAAAGTCAAAGAGAGGAGTTTTTCTGTGTCGTGGAGTCTTGGTTTCATTTGAGGTCTTGTCACCTGTGAAGGATTGTggttgtcttgtgttttcacgTCTTTAATGTTTAGGATTTAGTTGCTCATTGCAACGGCACGTTTTTAGTTTAGGCCTGTATGATACAGAGTGTTTTGGGTTTATTACCTGGGTTTATTACCTTGGTTTATTACCTTGGAATCCTGTCTTTTGTCTCGTGTTTTATGTTTGATAACTACGTGTTTTTAGTAGCGCAGGGTGGTCAAAGCTGTATGTGAGTTGCACGTTTGGCCATAGCGCCGTAGAATTCTCTGCTTGGTTACATGCGTCCTGTCTGGGCTCCGTGAGAGCTATAGTTCCCCCGCTCCTAGAGGGCGTGTATTACTATTCACTCCACTGCATCTCCTCCCCTGTCTCTTGTACCTCGTCAATCCCCTTCAGTTCAGAACCCACAGGGGAATTTGAACAGTTCCACAATTTAGGAGTTGCTTCCTCTCATCTGAGCCTTCATCTTATCAGCTTCCACTGGGCTTAAACAAACTAGGTACATGCTTATTTTCTGCATCAGATTGTGCATATTGATGCAACCAGCCAAAATGCATTATTTTAGGATCTTCCTGTGTTTCTAAGATCTGGACTGGGACACACTGCTGAGTCAGCAGGTAGTCCATAGTGCAGTCGGTCTCTGATCTGAATGAGAAATTAGATTTTTGTTGAACCAATGTCTTTGTGAGTTTGTCATTTCGCTTCCAAACCATCTCTTCTCTGTTACCTGAGTCTCCCTCTGACAGCACACCAGCGTCAGTGAACACATTTTCAGGCTAGTGCCTACTGCTCCAGGAAATATGTAGATGCAGCCTTCAGCACTGGGCTCGCTGTGCAGTGTACCATGGGAGACTACATCAGGTTACCTGCCCCTCCTCAGCTGCTTAGATAGATGGACTTGgatttcatttgatttcattCTATTGCAAGAGGTAAATGTTTACTGATGTTTTCCCTCCAGCTCGTCTGACTGTGACTCCCAGCAGATCTCAGTGGTTTGTTGGAGActctgtgtgtctgagctgtgaGGACGATGACAGCATTGCTGaatggaggctgaggaggaacacAACCAGACGAGTTTCTCTGTGTGGAGATGGATGGGGAACATtaaatggttccacctgtaccATCAGCTACATTCTCCCACTGGACAGTGGAGTTTACTGGTGTGAGTCCAGCTTGGGgttcagaagcagcagcatcaacatcacTGTCTCTGGTAAGATCAGACTGTTGAGTTAGTGCTGATAAGTCTGTGTGGACATGATGAAAAGCTGTAGTTTGTCTCTGCGTTAGGTGGATCAGTGATCCTGCTGAGTCCAgtcctccctgtgatggagggacaGAACATGACTATCTACTGTCGAACAAAAAAGTCCTCCATCCTCACAgctgatttctataaagatGGCTCCCTCATCAGAACTGAGCCtacaggtcacatgaccatcCACCATGTCAACAAGTCTGATGAAGGAGCCTATAAATGCAGCATCAATGCTTCTGAAGAGTCTCCATCCAGCTGGATTCAGGTCTCAGGTCAGCAGCTTTAGTCTCATTCAAACACTGACTCAGCCATGTTTTGATTCAACAGCTGGATTCTCTCCACAGTTGAAACTACAACCAAGTCTGCAAACTCAGCCTCTCTACTTCCTGAcaccctccctctccagctgaTCTTTCATGTGCTACTCCACCTGCTGGTTTTCTGTCCCTACTTCATCTCTACTCTCCTTATGGCATCTTTATATGGACACAGACCTTCAAGTAAAACTCTGAATAATTTACTGACCtcagtcaatcaatcaatgttTGTTCCCTTTTACAATTATGTTTGCAATCTGTTTTGACTTTAGGGcttctcctgcctgtctccATGGTGATGACCTCACCCAGCCATGCTGAGCAGCAACTGAATGATGactatgatgatgtcatcactgcCTTCATGACAGAGCGTTGCTTTTGAACTGGTCCAATGTGTTTGACGTTTCTCATTTTGAATGAACCTAAAATGCGAATAAAGCAAAACTATAGTGTACTTCAGGTCTTCAATTCAGGTATAAATCAGTTGatttaatgtaataaaacacaggTTCTCTTGGTTTATAGTTTTGTCCTTTGCTGTTGCATGTGTCCAAAccttttagtgtgtttttttttaattcaatatcaatttaattttttatataGCGCCAGTTCACAAAagagttatctcaaggcactggTTTAAAACCTTACTACAgtggccctgaagtgcaagTCACAAAAAAAAGACGAAACACAatgacattaacagaaaacacaacaacataaacaaaaaacacaacgacattaacaggtaacagaaaaacattaacaagaaatATGacgacattaacagaaaacacaacatttaaacattacaaaAAGGGTAGAGACCAGGtcttgtttctgattggtcacAAGCTAAAGCTaagtcagtctaactttcatttcctgtttttatctGTGAGATAAAAGCGTGGTATGCTgcgctaattaaaatattaagggcTATTTAACAAAGGATTTTATCGAAGACAGGTCTTATAGAAACGTTGCTGCCatttacagctgcctggagaccGAACAACGTAGTTGGAGCTAGGATAGAAACCTGAATCAGGCTCCATGTTAAAACAGCACACTACAATGTTCGACTAtagtcaaacagctgttcagcactgatgctgatgatacACAGAGTTATCGTTCAGCTGGGTCTCTCCTGCACTTCCTTGTGTGGAAGGTAAAAATTTATTTTTGACCTATACATTACCATGCCAAGGATGATATTGTCATACTACATATGTAACTTCAATcaagctggtgtattgtgacgGGATgttaatttgatcattttatgtcAGAACCGTTGGGGTGGAGCCTTCAGCAATAAGACGGTAAGGTTAAAAGCAAGTCCTTTCAGTGTTTAGGTGTCCTCCCTATGGGTTAATGAGGCCAACAAGCTATTAAttttgttgggggacctcacctgtataatctgttactgacagatttattattaaggtcccacatgctcaaacaaaggaggcactgtggcctgcatgtaaagtcctcatcctgatagtagtgagtgagaacaaagagatttcaaatctcagctccaaaaccaggcgccaggctgggacccatacctggctcccccgctgacatccaactcccgctgacacaagcgacaaacagaggagaaacttggacgtcagcaatcATGATTAGACCAAACAATAGGAgaggcgtgaccaaaaacacggttataaaagtcgccgtgaccgaagactcgtcccttgttctcttcaaccctcgtcctcgttctcttcgaccctctccctTCCCCACCTGTAGCTTTCCTctgcacgcctgaagcctccaccgcagccagcagctgaactaacagggacgtcgtcacagagaacgggcctgatcacccatctacttccagccatcctgcaggaaaccgccagcttaatcACCTCACTCGCCACCGCATCAGATGATCATGACGCGATCACctgcgacgcacacctggaccggaccggaccggaccgcaacagcggaagcacgcatgcacgcaatgctggatcgtctcaccaggattaagcagtaaggcagaggcactcttaagtctgagcagagtagaactcttaggggatcattaattgttttcttgttgtgttttcttttcctgaacacgcgatctgatcactgtgtatttccgcgatcacgtgactgtaacgctgttaccgatctacaTGAATCTAAGAgttgcacattgaagtgttgtaacctgtgattttttgctagcttaagtgctttagtgtgttactgtgcggtgctctgtttctgctgcgaccacgccaagcgcacgtttcaaccactgcacgcttccgcgatcacgtgactatatcaccgaatatagccccacgtgtttgtgtgaccgcaagccttattcacgctagtcccacttcacactcctacACGCTTCTTtgcctgtgagcgccagacacgcgcgctccattcaaagggctcaccagcacacgcgcacagctgtgccatctcaccacgcccctaaaggggggcgcgctcctcctcctcctttctctttctctctctcacacacacacacacacatgcacccctcttatctcaggtaacgcgcatacagatacagtacttccagatgaacacaccataagattaagtttagatttgctgagttattcaagatagtgttgacactagagttaatattaattgtttaataaagcgttcataattaaattggtcgttgtctgtgattatttgtatatggttttacagcactggtgaattgagttggctatggtacggagctcatccttcaactaacttgaatacaattgagactgtattggctattccaaattggttactggtccctggtaacagggtggtgccccgtaaattaagtaattattaattcaattaataattataaaatcaataatagttaagtgtttcacttattaaactatagacatttgtcatatacttatatatatttaagctaataaccaagatttgtgaatctaaattataaacataattggtatctcaaATCAGtggctataaatccaattattataatttgtgctccttgcatatccccaacagtgttgacactagagttaatattaattgtttaaaaaagcgtttattatttaattgttcgttgtttgtgattatttgtatatggttttgcagcactggtgaattgagtcggctatggtacggagttcacccttcaactaacttaaatacaattgagactgtattggctattccaaattggttattggtcctggaaacagggtggtgccctgtaaattaagtaattattaattcaattaataattattaaatcaataatagttatgtgtttcacttaccaaactatagactttgtcatatagttatatatatttaagctaataaccaaaatttgtgaatctaaattataaacataattcgTATCTCCACTcaagagctataaatccaattattataatttgtgctccttgcatatccccaacataattggtgcaaacctgtgaggttaatCTAACACAGCCCTTTCTGAGACttggtggtgttgctaattcacttgGCACTACCACCACCCTCGCATTGCCCCAACAATGTGTAGAGGTATATGTATATTTTCCTATTGTTTAggaaaatgctaaatatttattatctaGATAAATAAATGACGACTAATTTTGTATCTTGTGATTACATTGTTCTGTGGTGTTTTAATGTTcgttatgtttatgttttctttaattagttCTTACGACATTACATGTTAGTTTGAGGCACCGTATATATAtacaccactctattctcaccctccacaggtggtctcatccacctTTCAaactcgggtcctctaccagaggccagggagcttgagggttctgcgcagtatgcttgctgttcctaggactgcacttttctggactgagatttcggatgtttttccagggatctgttgtagccactcctccagttagGGGATCACTGCCccaagtgctccgatcaccacaggcaccactgtggccttcaccttccaagccttctccagttcttctctgagcccttggtatttctctagtttctcatgttcctttttcctgatgttgccatcacttggtattgccacatccaccactacggctttcctctgttctttgtccaccaccacaatgtctggttggttcgccattaccattctgtcagtctggatctggaagtcccacaggatcttggctcgctcgttctctaccaccttgggaggtgtttcccactttgatcttggggtttccagtccatactgtGTGATGACGGCAGGTTTAGTTCcggttggggttttgttttgatggggttagttccggttggggcagagttttgattgttgggattgttttcacctgttatgAGTGGGTATTTATTCTCTCAGTTTTCCCCTGatccctcgtcggatcgtcgtcgtTAACCACGGGATCACTGACCAGGGCTGCTCAACCGTCGTTTCGGTTCATGAGGTTAGAGATCGACGAGTTGgccgtgagttttgttttttgattcATCGTGTGACCGGCGGTCACGGTTGCCAATGCGCTTTTGTCACGGAGACCTTTGTGGATTACTGTTGGTGGGATTCCTTGATTTGATTATTTGTGATCTGGATGCCAAATGCCCAGGACTGTATGAAGAAGATCGCACAGGCGAAAATTTATTTGAGACTGTGTTGCAGCGCTAGCCGGGAGCGTCGCATACTGTGTTTTATCCATAGAGCCAAGTGTGGAATCCGTTCGTCAGCTGTTGTTCTACGAAGGAAAACCTGGACACCAAGTCATCTGTTGTTACCCTGCTGGGTG
Above is a window of Betta splendens chromosome 9, fBetSpl5.4, whole genome shotgun sequence DNA encoding:
- the LOC114850794 gene encoding uncharacterized protein LOC114850794 isoform X3, encoding MDHYRLEVKEEDVDAYQDQNKSDTEQQGLSLTKQDRSTNTVKEEQQDVSTHPIKEEQQEPGLTEQERSTSRIKEEQPDLDHAAPTDQQVPIRSRLSQSQTISCTMEGSRLITLSGEMERVSVQQLLFVMSLLCSRPALARLTVTPSRSQWFVGDSVCLSCEDDDSIAEWRLRRNTTRRVSLCGDGWGTLNGSTCTISYILPLDSGVYWCESSLGFRSSSINITVSGGSVILLSPVLPVMEGQNMTIYCRTKKSSILTADFYKDGSLIRTEPTGHMTIHHVNKSDEGAYKCSINASEESPSSWIQVSVETTTKSANSASLLPDTLPLQLIFHVLLHLLVFCPYFISTLLMASLYGHRPSRLLLPVSMVMTSPSHAEQQLNDDYDDVITAFMTERCF